A segment of the Panicum hallii strain FIL2 chromosome 1, PHallii_v3.1, whole genome shotgun sequence genome:
GTGCCGCTGCGGGCGCCCAAGGGCCCCGGCCAGCTGCTGATGTCGGCGGGCTACTCGCTGGGCCTGTGGGACCTGCAGCACTTCATGGTGGTCCTCCGGCCCGACCCGGCCCGGACGCAGGCGCTGGTCTTCGATTTCCAGCCACGGGACCCAGAGGGCGTCGGCGCCGCGCTGGCGGTGCTGTCGCGGAGCGAGATACCCGGTGAAAGCTCCGGCCTTTTCGATCGATTCGTGCAGCGAGACGAAGTTCACAATCCAAGAACGGTGATGTTTATTTGCCTGCGATGGATGTTCAGGCGTGGTTCGGAGAAGAACGCTGCGGAGGGTCCCGGACCGGCGGTGCTGGCTCGTCGGGCACTGCTGCGACGAGGACGCCGTGGGCGCCGCCGACAGGTTCAGCGAGCGGTGGCCGACCGGCCTGGTCGTCGGGGAGCACGACTGCCGGGACTACACCAACGGTAATCCGTCATCGCCGATGCAGAATTCTGAAAGTGCGATCCGTCTCACCCGTTTATtatcttttttttcttcctgATCGCAAGGGCTGGTCGAGGCCCTGACAGGTGAAAAACGTGTCCTGGAGACGCTCAGATCGGGCGGCAGCACCAGCATCAGCGAGGCGGCGCCGCCGTGGTGCGAGTgcctctctcttttccttccttttcccgCGCCCTTCGTTCTCGTGGCGCACTAGCTCTGCTTGTGCTGTGCGCGTACTGAATCTCGCCCGGGATTCGAGATTTGGTTTCCAATTCTTTGGTGACGTTGCGTGTGCGTAAGTTAGTGATGCAATTTTTGCTGAAAAAAGAAAGTTAGTGATGCTATTTTGTTGCGGTAGATTGCTGGTCATTGTTGTTCAGCCATTTTCAGCATGTTTGACAGAGTTCATCAGAATGTTCTGCTAGCATCCTTCTGAAATAGCTTGTCACCTTACGCTGCAGATGGATGATCTGAAATTCTGATACCTCCGTCGGTGTGTAGTACATGGTGAAGTATCTACCGTCATTCTGCGGCTTCGAACTGGAGAGTCGAAGCTGCACGTGGCAATGGCCTATCAGATAAACGAGGACACTTTACTAAAGATCCGAGGCAAAGATGAAGGgccagtttggtagagctccaactgatcctgattctctgtgggagctgattctctaagagaagtgattctatggctgaaggtgattctctttaattctctagcataaactcttaaaatcaggatggagaatcactttacagaatcaggagaagctacttttttcagctcccagcctcttagttcatttcagagaatcactccacagaatcagcagagaatcacttctctctgaaaaactgtttggcagagctcttgctggattcagcagagaatcagctctgggagctctgccaaactggCCCGAAGTAGCAATGCTGATCCATGAAATCATGTGAAGTTCACTGAACTAGAAGGAGGTGTCAGTTTGAGCTGTTGTCAGTATCTTTTTCGCTATAAACTATATGAAGAATGATACAGTACAAACTGTACATCGCAAGTATACCACCTGAACTGAACAATGGTCGCCCTGTCCATTGCTTGAGAAAAACAGAAGTCCAATTTTCCTGAACTTGAGAGGCAAAACAGGGCCATCCTCCTCCATTACAAGCGACAAAATGTATGCACCATCCATGACAAATAAAAGCCTAAGCTTTCTGTAGTGATCCTCCTGTTGAGTGTTGACCTTTGCACCAAATGCCTTTCAAGCAGTGGCAAGCTGCCCCCATGGTGTCCTGGGATATGGTACTAATAGCCATTGCTGGCCACCTTCCTTCGTCCCCACCAGCTCATCCATCTCAACCCCAGAAACAACGAACCAATCGCGTTCGTCGTGTTGACTTGTGCAATGATGATGCCGACAAATGGAGGCACCTCCGGTGCTGACTTGTGCAATGATGACGCCGACAAATGGAGGCACCTCCGGTGCTGACTTGTGCAATGATGACGCCGACAAATGGAGGTAGCTCCGGCGTTGACTAATCGTAATGGCTTCCTCCATTAATCCTTATCTGAAGCCTGAAAGGAGGAGACAGGGCATGAAGGCGAGGTCCATTAATCCTTATCTGAAAGCCGCCTGTGATCGAAAGGCTTACCACCAACTCACAGGCTACTGTCGACCAACCACACATAAGCATCCAGCTCTGTCTGCAGCTACCCTGCATCCATCATGGAGATTGGATGGTGCATGCCCCTGCCCTACCTGCACAGCCAAATCAGGCAGCAGCTAGTGATACGCATGtagcagaggaagaagacacTGTCCGTGTCTAGCTGGCCACCGGTCTGAAATCCGCACCACCATCAACATTCTTCTCTGAACTTTCTGCCTGCAGCTTAGGTTCTACCTGCAGCACTAGGTAATCAAGCAAGCACTATCTCTTTAGCTCGAATCTAGATTCATCAAGATACGGAGAAATGGCACTTGCATTGAAGATCCTCTGGGTCGACCGATGTTGGCGAATCAGGAATGCTCTTCATGGAGATAATCAGGACCCACAAGCATTTTTGCACCAGTAGAGATTTCTGAGCGGCATCTTTGTTCTTCAGAACTTCAGTGTCATGCGGCATGACTCATGCCGGTTGACATTTTCTGAAAGTTGATGGAAATGCAGTAGTCATCAGGGCGCCACGTATCTGGTACGTATTCAGGCAGGGGATTTGCTGTGGAGGGATCAGCATTTGGATTTCTGGAGGGCCCTGCTGActtgcacacactaagcatgatctGATGATGATGCTCTGGCCACAGAACTGACAGAAGCCACCAACCATGGGCCTCAAATCTGCTCAGGCTAGGGGTTCTCTCTCTCAGCCTCCAGCGATCTCCAACAGATCTTCTGGCACAGCCGTTCGTTTTGGTTCACCTCGGCTCTCTGCACGATCACTGTCAGGTCCGATCTGCTGAACGAGGAATGCACGATCAGCAACCCTGCTGCCTAAGTCAAGGCTCATGAACCTTCTACCATCTGCTGGCACATGTTGAAATGGCTTCTAAGTACGGTGTATTTCAAAAAGCTAGACCAATGTgcgatttcttttctttttcaaaattcTACACTTCTTTGCTTCCTTATCACAACATTGCACATACTTTGGACAACTTATCAGGAAATTACAGTATCACACTCCCGATCCCAACCTCAACTTTGCCATATCTTCGGCATGCCGACATCATATCGCGGTATACATGTTATTGTGGCCAGAAGTAATCGAGCACTATTTTTGCGAGGGGCAAAAACATTTTGGCCGAGGACCTACCTTTTGTAAGAAACTTTAAAACTAGTATTTAGTTCAGCTGAAATTTACAAATGAAACATGGGAAGTTTCTGAATTGCGACATCCGATAGGTTATCATGGATCATGCCTGTCGTCTTCATGCATAAAAGGATCTGTCAAAGCAGCACAATATGTTTGGACCACATTCTCGAAACAGAGAAACTTCTGCCAACAAAGACTCCAAAGGCCAACAGCAACGAAAAGGGAACAAGGGTGACAAGGGGAAGGCCGATGAATGGCAATTTGACATCCATCTTTTTTGTGATTTCTTATATCCGTGTGGACAAATTCGCATAGGCGCATCACAACCCCAGCAATTACCATGGAACTTTATATGTTATATTATGCTAGTAGACTACCAGTAGTGACCACTGCATATACGTACAAGAATACGAGATACAGTACTCTATACACCTACTACGCACCACCTCAACCTAATTACATATGCTTAACACCTACCCAATGGTACGTGCGTGGACCGTGGATACGCGTACGTATGTAAATACGGACGTAGAATCCTACGTACGCTAGTATATCAAACAAATACACGGCTACGCGTAGATAGCGTAGCGCATGCTCTCGCGCACCATGAGGTGGCTGACCTCGTCAGCCCGCGGCCGCCACCCGCTGGCCGCCCACGCCTCCTCCGTggcgccgccgtcctcgccgtCGAAGCGGATGGCGCACGCCATCGCCAGCAGCGCCCTCGCCAGCGCTCCGCCCAGCGTCGGCGCCACCGCCAccgtcgccgcggccgcgccgcctgcggccggggcggcggcac
Coding sequences within it:
- the LOC112886897 gene encoding uncharacterized protein LOC112886897 isoform X4 — translated: MPPAASTPATATAVYVAAVPLRAPKGPGQLLMSAGYSLGLWDLQHFMVVLRPDPARTQALVFDFQPRDPEGVGAALAVLSRSEIPGVVRRRTLRRVPDRRCWLVGHCCDEDAVGAADRFSERWPTGLVVGEHDCRDYTNDG
- the LOC112886897 gene encoding uncharacterized protein LOC112886897 isoform X1; its protein translation is MPPAASTPATATAVYVAAVPLRAPKGPGQLLMSAGYSLGLWDLQHFMVVLRPDPARTQALVFDFQPRDPEGVGAALAVLSRSEIPGVVRRRTLRRVPDRRCWLVGHCCDEDAVGAADRFSERWPTGLVVGEHDCRDYTNGLVEALTGEKRVLETLRSGGSTSISEAAPPWLHGEVSTVILRLRTGESKLHVAMAYQINEDTLLKIRGKDEVAMLIHEIM
- the LOC112886897 gene encoding uncharacterized protein LOC112886897 isoform X2; amino-acid sequence: MPPAASTPATATAVYVAAVPLRAPKGPGQLLMSAGYSLGLWDLQHFMVVLRPDPARTQALVFDFQPRDPEGVGAALAVLSRSEIPGVVRRRTLRRVPDRRCWLVGHCCDEDAVGAADRFSERWPTGLVVGEHDCRDYTNGLVEALTGEKRVLETLRSGGSTSISEAAPPWLHGEVSTVILRLRTGESKLHVAMAYQINEDTLLKIRGKDEGPVW
- the LOC112886897 gene encoding uncharacterized protein LOC112886897 isoform X3, with amino-acid sequence MPPAASTPATATAVYVAAVPLRAPKGPGQLLMSAGYSLGLWDLQHFMVVLRPDPARTQALVFDFQPRDPEGVGAALAVLSRSEIPGVVRRRTLRRVPDRRCWLVGHCCDEDAVGAADRFSERWPTGLVVGEHDCRDYTNGLVEALTGEKRVLETLRSGGSTSISEAAPPWYG
- the LOC112892227 gene encoding uncharacterized protein LOC112892227 produces the protein MWSLVRQGLRWGRRRRTARVVDESALGGDDGAAAPAAGGAAAATVAVAPTLGGALARALLAMACAIRFDGEDGGATEEAWAASGWRPRADEVSHLMVRESMRYAIYA